Within the Streptomyces vilmorinianum genome, the region CCTCATCCGTCGGTCGCGCCGCCGCACCGATGGCGCCGCGTAGGTCCCGTTTCACGCGCAGGCAGCGGCGCCTCCTCCGGCTCACCCGGACGGTGGTGGTGACCCTGTCGCTGGTCGTCGGCGGCATCTGGTGGGCCCAGGACGGGGAACCGTCGGGTCCACCGGTCGCCGCCGGCCCGGCCACGGCCTCGGGTGCCGCCGCCCCTGCCGTACCCGGGCAGCACCCCGACCAGAAGCCGAAGACGCAGCCCAGGCCCGAGGCTCCGGCGAAGGCGAAGGCGAAGCCCACGCCCCCGCCCAAGCCGAAGCCGCCGCCCGAGCCTCTGGCCCGCTCGCGCGCCACCAGGATCGCAGTCCCGGCGATCACCATCGAGGCCCCGGTGATGGACCTGAGGCTCGACGGGTCCGGACAGCTCGGCACACCGCCGGTCGACAACCCCCGGATCGTCGGCTGGTACGAGGGCGGCCCCGCCCCAGGCGAACGCGGAACGGCCATCGTCGTCGGCCACCGCGACACCCGTACCGGGCCCGCCATCTTCCTCAACCTCAACTCGCTCGCCCCTGGCAACACCGTCCGGGTCGCCCGCGCCGACGGCCGGGTCGCCGTCTTCACGGTCGACAAGGTCCGCACCTACACGAAGGCGGAGTTCCCCGACGGTGAGGTGTACGGCTCCACGGGACGCCCGGAGCTGAGACTGCTCACCTGCGGCGGATCGTTCGACCCCAAGAAGGGGTACGCGTCGAACGTCGTCGTCTTCGCCCACCTCACGGACGTCGACCGCGAGATCTGACGCGCCCGCCGCCCTGTCGAACCCCTCGGCCGCCTCCCCGACGCGGCCGAGGGGTCGTCGGCGTGTCGGTACGTCGGCATACGCGGCGCGAGCGCTGTCCGGAACGCCCGTCGACAGGGGTGCGCGCCGGGCTGCAGGATCGGGAGGCGGCGGCTCTGGCGCCCAAAAACTAACAGCGCTAGTTTGGGTCCCGGACGACGAACCGGCCGGTGACGAGAGACCGAAGGACCGAAGGAGCAGCGGATGAAGAGCCACGACGCGATGTACATCGGCGGGGAGTGGCGCCCCGCCGCCTCCTCCGACACCATCCCGGTCATCAACCCGGCCGACGAGCAGGTCATCGGCCAGGTCCCGGCCGGCACCGCCGAGGACGTCGACGCCGCCGTGCGCGCCGCCCGCGCCGCGTTCCCCGCATGGGCCGCCACCCCGCCCGCCGAGCGGGCCGCCCGGATCGCCGCGCTGCGCGACGCGCTCGCGGCCCGCGCCGAGGAGATCGCCGCCACGGTCACCGCCGAGCTCGGCGCCCCGCCCCAGTTCGCCGCCGCCGTCCACACCGGCCTGCCGATCGCCGTCGCCGGATCGTACGCGGAGCTCGCCGCCACCCACTCCTTCGAGGAGAAGGTCGGCAACTCCACCGTCTGCGCCGAGCCCGTCGGCGTCGTCGGCGCGATCACCCCGTGGAACTACCCGCTCCACCAGATCGTCGCCAAGGTCGCCCCCGCGCTCGCCGCCGGCTGCACCGTCGTCCTCAAGCCCGCCGAGGACACCCCGCTGACCGCCCAGCTCTTCGCCGAGGCCGTGCACGCGGCGGACCTCCCCGCCGGGGTCTTCAACCTCGTCACCGGCCTCGGCCCGGTCGTCGGCCAGGCGCTCGCCGAGCACGCGGACGTGGACCTGGTCTCCTTCACCGGCTCCACCGCCGTCGGCAAGCGGATCGGCGCCCTCGCCGGAGGCGCCGTCAAGCGGGTCGCCCTGGAGCTGGGCGGCAAGTCCGCCAACGTCATCCTGCCGAGCGCCGACCTCGGCAAGGCCGTCGCCGTCGGCATCGCCAACGTCATGTCCAACTCCGGCCAGACGTGCAGCGCCTGGACCCGGATGCTCGTCCACACCGACCAGTACGACGAGGCGGTGGCCCTCGCCGTCGAGGCCGTCGCCAAGTACGTTCCCGGCGAGCGCGTCGGCCCCCTCGTCAACGCCAAGCAGCAGCAGCGCGTGCGCGGCTACATCGAGAAGGGCGTGGCCGAGGGCGCCCGTATCGTCGCGGGCGGCCCCGAAGCCCCGTGGAAGACCGGCTACTACGTCTCGCCGACCGTCTTCGCCGACGTCACCCCGCAGATGACCATCGCCCAGGAGGAGATCTTCGGCCCGGTCGTCTCGATCATCCGGTACGAGGACGAGGCCGACGCCCTCGCCATCGCCAACGGGACCGTGTACGGGCTCGCCGGCGCCGTCTGGGGCGAACCGGAGGCGGCCGTCGCCTTCGCCCGCCGTATGGACACCGGCCAGGTCGACATCAACGGCGGCCGTTTCAACCCGCTGGCCCCGTTCGGCGGTTACAAGCAGTCGGGTGTGGGCCGCGAACTCGGCGCGCACGGCCTCGCCGAGTACCTCCAGACCAAGTCCCTCCAGTTCTGACCGGCCGAGGCGTACGAGGAGCAAGAGGAGCAAGAGGAGCAATGAGCGTGGTCCGCGCCGCAGTTCTGCCCGCCGTCGGCTCTCCCCTGGAGATCACCGGCATCGTCCTCCCCGAGCCGGGACCCGGACAGGTCCGGGTCCGCCTCGCCGCCGCCGGGGTCTGCCACTCCGACCTGTCCCTCTCCAACGGGACCATGCGGGTGCCCGTCCCGGCCGTCCTCGGCCACGAGGGCGCCGGCACGGTCGTCTCCGTCGGCGAGGGCGTCACACACGTCGCGCCTGGCGACGGCGTCGTCCTCAACTGGGCGCCGTCCTGCGGCTCCTGCCATCCCTGCTCGCTCGGCGAGGTCTGGCTCTGCGCCGACGCGCTGACCGGGGCCGCGAACATACACGCCACCACCGAGGGCGGCACGGAACTCCACCCCGGCCTCAACGTGGCCGCCTTCGCCGAGGAGACCGTCGTCGCCGCGGGCTGCGTCCTGCCCGTCCCGGACGGGGTCCCGCTCACGGACGCCGCCCTGCTCGGCTGCGCGGTGCTCACCGGCTGGGGCGCGATCCACCACTCGGCCCGGGTACGGCAGGGCGAGTCCGTCGCCGTCTTCGGCGTCGGGGGCGTGGGTCTGGCCACGCTCCAGGCCGCCCGCATCGCGGGCGCCGGGCCGATCGTCGCGGTCGACGTCTCGCCCGAGAAGGAGGCCCTGGCACGGGCCGCCGGGGCGACCGAGTACGTCGTCGCCTCCGACACCACCGCCAAGGAGATCCGGAGGCTGACCGGCGGCCAGGGCGCCGACGTGTCCGTCGAGTGCGTCGGCCGCGCCGCCACCATCCGTACCGCCTGGGACTCCACCCGGCGCGGCGGCCGCACCACGGTCGTCGGCATCGGCGGCAAGGACCAGCAGGTCACCTTCAACGCCCTGGAGCTCTTCCACTGGGGCCGCACGCTGTCCGGCTGCGTCTACGGCAACTCCGACCCGGCCCAGGACCTGCCCGTCCTCGCCGAGCACATCCGGGCCGGCCGCCTCGACCTGGGCGCACTGGTCACCGAACGGATCACCCTGGACGGCATCCCGGGCGCCTTCGACAACATGCTCGCCGGCAAGGGCGGCCGCGCTCTCGTCGTCTTCCCGTAGCGGCTCGTGGCCGACGGCGGTGCCGGGCGGGAGCGCATCGCTCCCGCCCGGCGCCTCGCCGCCGAGGGCAGGCCGTCGGTGACGGTCAGACGGTCTCCACCGCTTCGGGGGTCGGCCGCGTCCGCGGGCGGGAGCGCGAGACCGTCACGCCCGCCAGGCAGAGCGCCCCGCCCGCGAGGGTCAGCGGCCCCGGCAGCTCACCGAGGAGCATCCACGCCATGACGACCACGATCGCCGGCACGGCGTACGTCGTCGCGCCCATCCGGCCCGCGGTCGTACGGGCCAGGGCGTAGGCCCAGGTCGTGAAGGCGAGGGCGGTCGGGAACACCCCGAGGTAGACCATGTTCAGGGTCGCGGAGAGTGGCGCCCGGCTCGCCTCGTCGACCAGCTGCCCGGCGAAGGGCAGACACGCGACCGTACCGACCAGACACCCGAAGGTCGTCACCTGAAGGGCGCTGCCGTGGGCAAGGGCGGGCTTCTGCGCGACGACACCACCGGCGTACGCGACCGCCGCCAGCAGGCAGAGCACGACGCCCAGGACCGAGGCGTGGCCCTCGCCGGACATCGACAGCCCGACGGCGACGGCACCGGCGAAGGACACCGCCATGCCCGCGAGCAGCCGGGGCGGCAGCTTCTCGCCCAGGAAGCGGGCACCGAGCAGCGCGATCAGGATGGGCCCGATGTTCACGACCATCGCGGCCGTGCCCGCGTCGACCTCCTGCTCGCCCCAGTTGAGCACCACCATGTACGCGCCGAACCACAGCAGCCCGGAGACCGCGATCCCCGGCCACGCCGCCCGGTGCGGCAGCCCCTCGCGCCGTATCAGCAGGACGGCCCCGAGGACGAGAGACCCGGCGAGCAGCCGCCCGAGGGCGAGCGCCCCGGGGGAGTAGGCGGCCCCGGCGCTGCGGATCGAGACGAAGGCGGAGGCCCACAGGACGACGGTGACACCGGCGGCGGCGAGCGCCAGGCGTGAGGTGGCGCGAGAGGTGGTCATGGGGCGACCGTAGGTCCTTGACCGTTCGGCGCTCACCGCAATATCGCCGGCTCGATGCCCAGCGCCTCTTGCAGCGCCCGCTCCCCGTCGGGGGTCACCTTCACGGCGCGTTCGGACCCGATCCGTACGCACCAGCCGCTGTCCAGAGCGTGGCGGCACAGCGCAGCGCCCGCGATCCCCGCGAGATGCGGCTTGCGCTCGGTCCAGTCGAGACAGCCCCGGGCGACGGGCCGCCGCCCCCTGGCCTCCAGGGCGATGCCCCGCTCCCCGAACCACTCGACACCCCGGTCGGTCAGCGCGAACCCCGTGTCCTGCCGGAGCAGTCCGCGGACGGTCATCGCCTCGGTGATCGCGATCCCGAGCCGTCCGGCGAGATGGTCGTAGCAGGTACGGCCCCGTGCCATCGCCTGCCCCGAGCTCGCGGCCCGCAGCGTCCGCGGCGGCTCCTTGACGGCGGGCTCGGCGCGGGCCGCCAGGTCCTCGACCAGATGCGCGATCCCCGGATCGGCGAGGCGCACGTAACGGTGCCTGCCCTGTCGCTCCTCCGCGAGCACCCCTCCGGCGACGAGCTTCCCGAGGTGCTCACTGGCGGTGGACGGCGCCACGCGCGCGTGCCGGGCGAGCTCCCCGGCGGTCCACGCCCGCCCGTCGAGCAGGGCGAGCAGGAAGGCGGCGCGGGTCTCGTCGGCGAACAGGGCGGCGAGGGCGGCGAGGTCTCTGGGTGCCATGGGACCAGGGTGCCGCAGTCACCGTTCGGCGGCGGCCGAAACGTCCTGCTGCCGCTCGCGGTGCCGCGACGGCCCGGTCACGAGGAACTCCGCGCCGCCCACTGCCCCCGTACCCCTGCCTCGTACTGCAGCGCCAAGCCGTCGAGCAGCGCCCGCAGCCCCGTGTCGAACGCGCCCTCGTCGACCTTCTTCCGGTGCTCGGCCAGGAGGTGCGCCTGGCCGAGGTGGGGGTAGTCGGCCGGGTCGTAGGCCGTCTCGTCGTCGACGAAGCCGCGCGCGAACGAACCCAGCGCCGAGCCCGTGACGAAGTACCGCATCAGCGCGCCGATGTACGTCGCCTGGGCCGGGGGCCAGCCGGCGCGGACCATCGCGCCGAAGACCGCGTCGGCCACGCGCAGACCGGCCGGGCGGCGGCCGGGGCCCTGGGCGAGGACCGGGACGATGTTCGGGTGGTCGGCGAGGGCGGCGCGATAGGAGGCTGCCCAGTCGTGCAGGGCCGTGCGCCAGTCGCGCTCGTCGTCCTCCGCGAACATCGACAGATCGATCTTCGCGCTGACCGCGTCCGCGACGGCGTCGAGGATCTCGTCCTTCGTGCGGAAGTGGTTGTAGAGGGACGGGCCGCTCACCCCGAGCTCGGCCGCGAGCCGCCGCGTCGAGACCGCGGCGAGGCCCTCCGCGTCCACGAGCGCGCTCGCCGTCTCGACGATCCGGTCTCTGCTGAGGAGGGGCTTGCGCGGTCGGGCCATGGCGCACATAGTAGGCCTGCGCACTGGAAACTAGCAGTGCTAATTTAAAGCCTCCGAAGGTCGTCGTCCGAAGGTCGGTGTCGCAGTGAACCTGGAGCTCAGCGAGGAACAGGAAGCCGTACGGCAGCTCGCCGAGGACTTCGTCGCGCGCGAGGTCACCCCGTACGCCGTCGAGTGGGACCGCGGCGAGAGCGTCGACCGGTCGATCGTGAAGAAGCTCGGCTCCGTCGGCTTCCTCGGCCTCACGATCCCGGAGGAGTACGGCGGCTCGGGCGGCGACCACCTCGCCTACTGTCTGGTGACCGAGGAGCTCGGGCGCGGCGACTCCTCCGTGCGCGGCATCGTCTCCGTCTCGCTCGGCCTCGTCGCCAAGACCGTCGCGTCCTGGGGGAGCGAGGAGCACAAGCGCGCCTGGCTGCCCCGGCTCGCCGCGGGCGAGGCCATCGGCTGCTTC harbors:
- a CDS encoding class F sortase; translation: MAPRRSRFTRRQRRLLRLTRTVVVTLSLVVGGIWWAQDGEPSGPPVAAGPATASGAAAPAVPGQHPDQKPKTQPRPEAPAKAKAKPTPPPKPKPPPEPLARSRATRIAVPAITIEAPVMDLRLDGSGQLGTPPVDNPRIVGWYEGGPAPGERGTAIVVGHRDTRTGPAIFLNLNSLAPGNTVRVARADGRVAVFTVDKVRTYTKAEFPDGEVYGSTGRPELRLLTCGGSFDPKKGYASNVVVFAHLTDVDREI
- a CDS encoding DMT family transporter, whose protein sequence is MTTSRATSRLALAAAGVTVVLWASAFVSIRSAGAAYSPGALALGRLLAGSLVLGAVLLIRREGLPHRAAWPGIAVSGLLWFGAYMVVLNWGEQEVDAGTAAMVVNIGPILIALLGARFLGEKLPPRLLAGMAVSFAGAVAVGLSMSGEGHASVLGVVLCLLAAVAYAGGVVAQKPALAHGSALQVTTFGCLVGTVACLPFAGQLVDEASRAPLSATLNMVYLGVFPTALAFTTWAYALARTTAGRMGATTYAVPAIVVVMAWMLLGELPGPLTLAGGALCLAGVTVSRSRPRTRPTPEAVETV
- a CDS encoding Zn-dependent alcohol dehydrogenase → MVRAAVLPAVGSPLEITGIVLPEPGPGQVRVRLAAAGVCHSDLSLSNGTMRVPVPAVLGHEGAGTVVSVGEGVTHVAPGDGVVLNWAPSCGSCHPCSLGEVWLCADALTGAANIHATTEGGTELHPGLNVAAFAEETVVAAGCVLPVPDGVPLTDAALLGCAVLTGWGAIHHSARVRQGESVAVFGVGGVGLATLQAARIAGAGPIVAVDVSPEKEALARAAGATEYVVASDTTAKEIRRLTGGQGADVSVECVGRAATIRTAWDSTRRGGRTTVVGIGGKDQQVTFNALELFHWGRTLSGCVYGNSDPAQDLPVLAEHIRAGRLDLGALVTERITLDGIPGAFDNMLAGKGGRALVVFP
- a CDS encoding TetR/AcrR family transcriptional regulator, with product MARPRKPLLSRDRIVETASALVDAEGLAAVSTRRLAAELGVSGPSLYNHFRTKDEILDAVADAVSAKIDLSMFAEDDERDWRTALHDWAASYRAALADHPNIVPVLAQGPGRRPAGLRVADAVFGAMVRAGWPPAQATYIGALMRYFVTGSALGSFARGFVDDETAYDPADYPHLGQAHLLAEHRKKVDEGAFDTGLRALLDGLALQYEAGVRGQWAARSSS
- a CDS encoding ArsR/SmtB family transcription factor, whose amino-acid sequence is MAPRDLAALAALFADETRAAFLLALLDGRAWTAGELARHARVAPSTASEHLGKLVAGGVLAEERQGRHRYVRLADPGIAHLVEDLAARAEPAVKEPPRTLRAASSGQAMARGRTCYDHLAGRLGIAITEAMTVRGLLRQDTGFALTDRGVEWFGERGIALEARGRRPVARGCLDWTERKPHLAGIAGAALCRHALDSGWCVRIGSERAVKVTPDGERALQEALGIEPAILR
- a CDS encoding aldehyde dehydrogenase family protein, with amino-acid sequence MKSHDAMYIGGEWRPAASSDTIPVINPADEQVIGQVPAGTAEDVDAAVRAARAAFPAWAATPPAERAARIAALRDALAARAEEIAATVTAELGAPPQFAAAVHTGLPIAVAGSYAELAATHSFEEKVGNSTVCAEPVGVVGAITPWNYPLHQIVAKVAPALAAGCTVVLKPAEDTPLTAQLFAEAVHAADLPAGVFNLVTGLGPVVGQALAEHADVDLVSFTGSTAVGKRIGALAGGAVKRVALELGGKSANVILPSADLGKAVAVGIANVMSNSGQTCSAWTRMLVHTDQYDEAVALAVEAVAKYVPGERVGPLVNAKQQQRVRGYIEKGVAEGARIVAGGPEAPWKTGYYVSPTVFADVTPQMTIAQEEIFGPVVSIIRYEDEADALAIANGTVYGLAGAVWGEPEAAVAFARRMDTGQVDINGGRFNPLAPFGGYKQSGVGRELGAHGLAEYLQTKSLQF